Below is a window of Pseudomonadota bacterium DNA.
ACAGGCCGAAGCTCCACCTGCGCGAGACAGAGGTGGCCATAAAATTCGTCAAGGACCTCTTTCAGAACCGCCTTGCGCGCGTCCTCTCGCTGCAGCGCGTCTCCGCGCCGATCGCGGTCACGCAAAAGAGCGGGGTCAACGACTACCTGAACGGCATCGAGCGTCCGGCATCGTTCTACATAAAGGACGTCGGGCTCGAGGCGGAGATCGTGCAGTCCCTGGCCAAGTGGAAGCGCGCGGCGCTGGCCGACTACGGCATGAGGCCGGGCGAGGGGCTCTACACGGACATGAACGCGATCAGGCCGGACGAGCGCCTGGACAGCCTCCACTCCGTCTACGTGGACCAGTGGGACTGGGAGAAGATAGTGAGAAGGGATGAGCGCAGCCTCGAATATCTGAAGGGGGTCGTGCGCTCGATATACGCGGTGATCGCCGGGACCGAGCGCATGGTCTGCCGCCGCTGGCCCAAACTCGGCAAGCCGGTGCTCCCGCCGCGGATCCACTTCGTGCACTCGGAGGATCTGGAGGCGGCCTATCCCTCGCTTTCCCCCGAGGATCGCGAGGAGAGGGTCGCCAGGCAGAGGGGCGCGGTCTTCGTGATAGGCATAGGACACCCGCTCGCCGACGGCAGGCCGCACGACGGCCGCGCGCCCGACTACGACGACTGGTGGACCGAGACCGGCCGCGGCCGCAGGGGCTTAAACGGCGACATAATCGTCTGGAACCCGACGCTCGGCTGCTCGTTCGAGCTCTCATCCATGGGCATCAGGGTGGACAAGGTCTCTCTCAAGGCCCAGCTGGCCCTCCGGGGCGTCGAGACATCCCCCTACCACCGCAGGATCCTGAGCGGAGATCTGCCGCTCTCCATAGGCGGGGGCATCGGCCAGTCCAGGCTCTGCATGTTCTTCCTCCGAAAGGCCCACATAGGCGAGGTGCAGGCCGCGGTCTGGCCCGACCAGATGCGCCGCACCTGCGCGGATGCAGGCATAGAGCTCCTCTGACGAGTTTTGCCTTGCCTTGCCCCGATTTGCGTTATAAGACGCATGATCCTGACACCGCGAGGAGGCCGAAATGATCGGAAAGCCGGCATCGCTTCTGCCAACTCTTGCACTGAGACCGCCGGGGGGCAACTCTTCGATAGTGATGTGGAGCGGGCAGCTCAGCGGGGAGATCGTCCTGGGGAACGCATTTCCAGATCTGGCGAGGGGATTTATTCGGAACGATCGGCCGAATGCGGCGCGCTTCGCGTCAGGGCCCCCTCCCTCAGAAGGGGGAGCGCTTCGCGGAGCGGGCGGAGTTCCCCCGCAGGGGGGCGGAGGCGACAACGGATCGGAGGGGAAGATGAGCAGGGTGAAGATCGGCGATCTCATGCAGCAGAGCGGGGTGAAGTTCGGGACCAGCGGGGCCAGGGGCCTTGTCAGCCGGATGACCGACCGAGTCTGCTTCGCGTACACCATGGGTTTTCTGCAGTACCTCATGAAGCGCTGGGATCTCAAGGAGGGCGATCAGGTCGCCGTCGCCGGCGATCTCCGGCCCAGCACCGACCGCATCATGGCAGCCTGCGCTGCGGCGGCGGATTACCTAGGCTGCAGGGTGGCCAACCTCGGCAAGGTTCCGTCGCCGGCATCGGCCAATTACGGGATACGGATGGGCGTGCCGGTCGTGATGGTCACCGGCTCGCACATCCCGGACGACCGCAACGGCATCAAGTTCAACAAGCAGGAGGGCGAGATACTCAAGGACGACGAGGCCGCCATCAGGGAGGAGGTCGTCGACATCCCCGATCGCCTCTTCGACGGGGGCGGATCGTTCGTCGAGGGCGCGGTGAAGCCTCTGCCCGAGGCGACGCGCGAGGCGGAGGAGATGTTCTATCGCCGCTACGTCGATTTCTTCGGCCCCGGGGCGCTCCGGGGCTCGCGGATAGCGCTCTACCAGCACTCCGCCGTGGGCCGCGACCTGCTGGCGCGCGTGCTGGAGGGGCTGGGGGCCGAGGTGACCCCCCTGGGCCGCTCCGAGAGGTTCGTGCCGGTCGACACCGAGGCCATTCGCCCGGAGGACGCAGAGTTCGCGAGAAGGGTCGGAAGCGAGGGCCGCTTCGACGCCATCGTCTCCACGGACGGCGATTCCGACAGGCCGCTGGTCGCAGGGAGCGACGGAAAGTGGCTCCGAGGCGACGTGCTCGGCATACTGGTCGCGAAGTTCCTGGGCGCCGACGCGGTCGCAGCGCCGGTCTCCTGCAACACGGCGCTGGAGAGGTCGTCACTCTTCGCAAACGTCTTCCGCACGAAGATCGGCTCGCCCTATGTCATCTCCTCGATGATGGACGCGGTGCGCGGCGGCGCGGCGAGGGCGGTGAGCTACGAGGCAAACGGCGGATTCCTCACCGCCACCGGGATCGATATGGGCGGCAGGGCCCTGGCCGCGCTTCCCACCCGCGACGCGTTCCTGCCTATAATCGCCGCGGTCATGCTGGCCAGGAGGGAGGGCAAGGGGGTCGAGGCGCTGGTGGCCGATCTCCCGCAGCGCTTCACCGCCAGCGACGTGATCAAGAACTTCCCTGTCGAGAACAGCTCCAGGGTACTCAAGGAGCTCGCGAGCGGGGATTCATGGGCCGATCTCCCGAAGATCGACGATCGATTCGGCCCCCCGTTCGGCCCGGTCAAGACCATCGACTACACCGACGGGCTCAGGATGACCTTCGAGAGCGGCGACGTCGTCCACCTGCGCCCCTCCGGCAACGCGCCCGAGTTCCGCGTCTACACCGAGGCCGCGAGCGAGGCGCGCGCTCTCGAGATCAACGGGACCGCCATGGGCGTGATCAGGGGGATGATCTAGTACGGCGCAGGAGCCTGGCCAGTATCGGGATCGCCCCCAGCCTTGAGATAGTCCCGCACGGGATGCGCCGGGCCAGCGAGGACAGTCCTTCGACGAGTCCCATATCGTATGGATACCACCAGAACGGTTTGCGCGAAGATCGGCACTCGTGCAGGTGCACGGGGGCGGTGAACTCCTCGATGCCGGCCGTGCCGTGGCTTCGGCCGAACCCCGAGAGCTTCACCCCACCCCAGGGCGCCCCTGCGATCGCGTGCGCAGACAGGCAGTCGTTTATCATCACGGTGCCGGCGCCGATGACGGCCGCCATCCTGCGCGCGGCCTTTTTGTCCCTGGTCCATATCGAGGCGGAGAGGCCGTAGGCGGAGTCGTTCGCCAGGCCCGCCGCCTGCATGTCGTCCGAGAACGGCATGAGCGCGAGCACCGGGCCGAACGTCTCGTCGCGCATGATGGGGAAGGAGTGGTCCACGCCGGCGATCACCGTGGGGGGCATGAAGAACCCCACGCGCGAGCGGTCCCTCTCCCCCCCGCAGAGTACGTTGGCGCCGCGGGCCCTGGCGTCGATCAGCTGCTCCTCCACGTGCTCGAGCTGCGCGAGCGTGGTCATCGGCCCCACGTCCACGTCCGGGTCCATGCCGTTGCCGAGCTTGAGGGCGAGCGCCTTGCGCACGCACAGCTCGACGAACACCTCGAAGATCGACTCGTGGACGTAGCACCGCTCGACCGAGGCGCAGGCCTGGCCCGCATTCGTGAATGCGCCCCAGACCGCGCCGTCCGACGCGAGGTCGATGTCCGCGTCTGCTCGCACTATCATCGGGTCCTTGCCCCCCAGCTCCAGGAGGAGAGGCGTGGCGGACTCTGCTGCCTGCCTCATCGCCTCCCTGCCGACGGCGGCGCTGCCGGTGAACGCTATCTTGTCGACCCGCGCGGAGATGACGGCGCGGCCGGTCTCCGCGTCGCCGGAGAGGGTGGTGAAGAGCCCCTCCGGCAGCCCCGCTCCGGCGAACATGGCTCCCACCATCCCTCCGGCTATCGGCGCGTGCGAAGAGGGCTTGTGCACCACCGCATTGCCGGCGGCGAGCGCGGCCGCGGCCTGACCGGCCGCTATGGAGAACGGATAGTTCCACGGGGCGATGATGCCGACCACCCCGCAGGGCCTCCTTTCCACCGTTGAGCTGCGGCCCATGAGCCCCATGATGCCGATGGGGACCCGCAGATCCCGCACCGCCTTCGGAGCGGTCCTCGCGGTCTGACGCAGGAGCTCGATGACAGGGAGCACCTCCTGGGCCATGGCCTCTGCGAGCGGCTTTCCGTTGTCGATCGTGATCGTGCGGGCGAGCTCGTCGGCGTTCTCGCCCAGCCAGCTTGCGGCCGCGACGAGAATATCGCAGCGCTCGCGCACCGGGAGACGGGCCCAGTCCTTTTGCGCGGCCCTGGCTTTCGCCACGAGGTCCTTGACCTTTGCGGGGGGCGTGATCGGCACCTTGCCGACCGTCTCGAGTGTTGCCGGATTGATGGAGACGATATCAGTCATCTACTTCGAGTTTTTACAGGTTACGTGTCACTGGTCACGTGTCACGGTTATTACCCCATCTTCTCAAGGGGCCTGCCGCCGATCACATGCATGTGCAGGTGGAATATCTCCTGGCCTGCCTGGCGGTTGGTGTTGATGATGGTTCGGTAGCCGGTCTCCGCGACCCCGGTCTTTTGGGCCACTTCCTTGGCCGCCATGAGCATCTCCCCCGCGATGCCCGACTTTTCGCTCTTCACGTGGTTGAGCGTGGAGATGTGCTCGCGCGGTATGATCAGCACGTGCGTGGGGGCCACCGGGTTTACGTCCTTGAAGGCCAGCAGCGTTTCGGTCTCGAGGATCTTATCGGCCGGTATGTCTCCCTTGGCGATCTTGCAGAAGATGCATTCCTCTGACATGGCTGCCTCCTAGATGTCTGCGAGGGTCTCCTCGTTGCCGCTGCCTATGATGAGGTCGTTCACCATCACGACCGCGCTGCGGAGATCGATGCGGTCCTCGGCCAGCGCGCGGCCGAGGACTATCCCGTCCAGGCGCGGCGCGGAGAGGGCGACTATGCGCTGAACGTCGGAGAGGCTCGATATCTCCGAGGTGCAGATGATCCTCGCGGTGACGTTTTTGCAGAACTCGAGCATGTTCCTGAAGTTCTCGTCGCCCATGGTGCCGTCCGCCCGCGTGTCCGAGTAGAGTATGTAGCGGACCCCGGCATCCAGGAACTGCCCTGCGTAGTCCATGGGCGTCTTATTGGTGACCACCGCATAGCCGGGTATCGTGACGTGGCCGCCCTTGCAGTCGATGTGCGCGCCGATCTTGTTCGGGAACTTCTCGCAGAGCTCCCTGAGGAACGCCGGCTGCTGGTACGCGATCGAGCCCTGGGCCACGAACTCCACGCCGGCGTTCACGTAGGCCTCCACCGCCTGCGGGGTCTTGAACGTGCTGTCGACGTAGGCGGCGATCTTGAGCTCGCGTATGACCTTGTTGACCAGCGCCGCGTGGGGGGCGGCCCCCACCGTGGTGGGCGCGAGGTCCACGA
It encodes the following:
- a CDS encoding aspartate--ammonia ligase, with amino-acid sequence MARAAQARRHRLIIPEGYRPKLHLRETEVAIKFVKDLFQNRLARVLSLQRVSAPIAVTQKSGVNDYLNGIERPASFYIKDVGLEAEIVQSLAKWKRAALADYGMRPGEGLYTDMNAIRPDERLDSLHSVYVDQWDWEKIVRRDERSLEYLKGVVRSIYAVIAGTERMVCRRWPKLGKPVLPPRIHFVHSEDLEAAYPSLSPEDREERVARQRGAVFVIGIGHPLADGRPHDGRAPDYDDWWTETGRGRRGLNGDIIVWNPTLGCSFELSSMGIRVDKVSLKAQLALRGVETSPYHRRILSGDLPLSIGGGIGQSRLCMFFLRKAHIGEVQAAVWPDQMRRTCADAGIELL
- a CDS encoding phosphomannomutase, translating into MSRVKIGDLMQQSGVKFGTSGARGLVSRMTDRVCFAYTMGFLQYLMKRWDLKEGDQVAVAGDLRPSTDRIMAACAAAADYLGCRVANLGKVPSPASANYGIRMGVPVVMVTGSHIPDDRNGIKFNKQEGEILKDDEAAIREEVVDIPDRLFDGGGSFVEGAVKPLPEATREAEEMFYRRYVDFFGPGALRGSRIALYQHSAVGRDLLARVLEGLGAEVTPLGRSERFVPVDTEAIRPEDAEFARRVGSEGRFDAIVSTDGDSDRPLVAGSDGKWLRGDVLGILVAKFLGADAVAAPVSCNTALERSSLFANVFRTKIGSPYVISSMMDAVRGGAARAVSYEANGGFLTATGIDMGGRALAALPTRDAFLPIIAAVMLARREGKGVEALVADLPQRFTASDVIKNFPVENSSRVLKELASGDSWADLPKIDDRFGPPFGPVKTIDYTDGLRMTFESGDVVHLRPSGNAPEFRVYTEAASEARALEINGTAMGVIRGMI
- a CDS encoding aldehyde dehydrogenase family protein, whose protein sequence is MTDIVSINPATLETVGKVPITPPAKVKDLVAKARAAQKDWARLPVRERCDILVAAASWLGENADELARTITIDNGKPLAEAMAQEVLPVIELLRQTARTAPKAVRDLRVPIGIMGLMGRSSTVERRPCGVVGIIAPWNYPFSIAAGQAAAALAAGNAVVHKPSSHAPIAGGMVGAMFAGAGLPEGLFTTLSGDAETGRAVISARVDKIAFTGSAAVGREAMRQAAESATPLLLELGGKDPMIVRADADIDLASDGAVWGAFTNAGQACASVERCYVHESIFEVFVELCVRKALALKLGNGMDPDVDVGPMTTLAQLEHVEEQLIDARARGANVLCGGERDRSRVGFFMPPTVIAGVDHSFPIMRDETFGPVLALMPFSDDMQAAGLANDSAYGLSASIWTRDKKAARRMAAVIGAGTVMINDCLSAHAIAGAPWGGVKLSGFGRSHGTAGIEEFTAPVHLHECRSSRKPFWWYPYDMGLVEGLSSLARRIPCGTISRLGAIPILARLLRRTRSSP
- a CDS encoding histidine triad nucleotide-binding protein, which translates into the protein MSEECIFCKIAKGDIPADKILETETLLAFKDVNPVAPTHVLIIPREHISTLNHVKSEKSGIAGEMLMAAKEVAQKTGVAETGYRTIINTNRQAGQEIFHLHMHVIGGRPLEKMG